Proteins found in one Planctomycetes bacterium MalM25 genomic segment:
- the hypBA1 gene encoding Non-reducing end beta-L-arabinofuranosidase, which yields MNDSISQAAHDRAITNTSRSPHARFRSVDFGDCRWTTGFWGDKTRLSEETIVPHMGTLLKGDIGHAYNNFKIAAGLMEGEAKGMLWHDGDFYKWMEAVCYHYALSGDRGLTDELDELIGVIGQAQEDDGYLHTHVQIKGLERWSAITNHELYNSGHLITGGCIHHRLTGQSNWLDLAVKHADYLVGVFGWRPESLARFGFNPSQIMALVELYRTTADKRYLELAETFVEMRGSVPMDLHPTVPYWFTGDQCQMRTPLRRETEATGHAVTGMYLYAGAADVYAETGEAALLTALERIWSSAIERKMYVTGGLGQVHHGARDDFNMIHEGFVDDYLMPNSTAYNETCAAIASAMFNWRMLGVTGEAKYADIIELILLNGALVGVSDDGKKYFYANPLRMNHGQREYTDDCDCTESADREPYIECFCCPPNLARTLAKASGWAYSLTPGGVAVNLYGANRLETRLNDGEAIVLRQETDYPWDGRITLTVEQIEASSCEIALRIPGWACGATVSVNSGPVPEEVVPGTYLHLQRDWSIDDVITLDLPMEPTLIEGHPRIEETRNQVAISRGPLIYCAETPDVPDGARPIDVHLPSDINLQAYHRPDFLGGVSVLRGEALLRTDPGGGMYRQLAESDWRRCDMDFVPYFAWSNRGTAEMTVFMPVVWSSTADN from the coding sequence GTGAACGATTCGATCAGCCAAGCCGCCCACGACCGGGCGATCACAAACACTTCGCGGAGCCCGCACGCCCGGTTTCGGAGTGTTGACTTCGGTGATTGCCGTTGGACCACCGGGTTCTGGGGCGACAAGACACGACTCTCCGAGGAGACGATCGTCCCGCACATGGGGACGCTGCTGAAGGGCGATATCGGCCACGCCTACAACAACTTCAAGATCGCCGCCGGGCTCATGGAGGGTGAGGCGAAGGGGATGCTGTGGCACGACGGCGACTTCTACAAATGGATGGAAGCCGTCTGCTACCACTACGCCCTCAGCGGCGACCGCGGCCTGACCGACGAGCTCGACGAGCTAATCGGCGTCATCGGCCAGGCTCAGGAGGACGATGGTTACCTCCACACGCACGTACAGATCAAAGGCCTGGAACGCTGGTCCGCGATCACGAACCACGAACTCTACAACAGTGGCCACCTTATCACGGGGGGCTGTATCCACCACCGGCTGACGGGCCAGTCGAACTGGCTCGACCTCGCGGTCAAGCACGCGGACTACCTGGTGGGCGTGTTCGGTTGGCGGCCCGAGTCGCTGGCGCGGTTCGGGTTCAACCCGTCGCAGATCATGGCCCTGGTGGAGCTGTACCGCACCACCGCGGATAAGCGGTATCTCGAACTCGCCGAGACCTTTGTCGAGATGCGGGGATCGGTCCCGATGGACCTGCACCCGACGGTGCCGTACTGGTTCACCGGCGATCAGTGCCAGATGCGGACACCCCTTCGAAGAGAGACCGAGGCGACCGGCCACGCGGTCACCGGCATGTACCTCTACGCCGGCGCCGCCGACGTTTACGCGGAGACCGGCGAGGCGGCGTTGCTGACCGCGTTGGAGCGGATCTGGTCCAGCGCCATCGAACGCAAGATGTACGTAACTGGCGGGCTCGGGCAGGTCCACCACGGTGCCCGCGACGATTTCAACATGATCCATGAGGGTTTTGTTGACGACTACCTGATGCCCAACTCGACTGCCTACAACGAGACCTGCGCCGCCATCGCCAGTGCGATGTTCAACTGGCGGATGCTCGGCGTTACGGGCGAAGCGAAGTACGCCGACATCATCGAGCTGATCCTGCTTAACGGGGCGCTGGTCGGCGTGAGCGACGATGGCAAGAAGTACTTCTACGCCAACCCGCTGCGGATGAACCACGGCCAACGCGAGTACACCGACGACTGCGATTGCACTGAATCGGCCGACCGCGAGCCGTACATCGAATGCTTCTGCTGCCCGCCAAACCTGGCGCGGACCCTCGCAAAGGCCTCCGGCTGGGCCTACAGCCTCACGCCCGGCGGCGTGGCGGTGAACCTGTACGGCGCCAACCGCTTAGAGACCCGCCTGAACGACGGCGAAGCGATCGTTCTCCGCCAGGAGACCGATTACCCGTGGGACGGGCGGATCACCCTCACCGTGGAGCAAATCGAAGCGTCTTCTTGCGAGATCGCGCTCCGTATCCCGGGCTGGGCTTGCGGCGCCACGGTCAGCGTGAACAGCGGGCCGGTCCCCGAAGAGGTCGTCCCGGGCACCTACCTCCACCTCCAACGCGATTGGAGCATCGACGATGTGATCACTCTCGACCTGCCGATGGAGCCGACGCTCATCGAGGGTCACCCCCGCATCGAGGAGACCCGCAACCAGGTTGCTATCTCGCGTGGGCCGTTGATCTATTGCGCCGAGACACCCGACGTACCCGACGGAGCCCGCCCGATCGATGTGCACCTGCCAAGCGACATCAATCTGCAGGCCTATCACCGCCCTGACTTCCTCGGCGGCGTAAGCGTCTTGCGGGGCGAGGCGCTGCTGCGAACCGACCCGGGCGGCGGCATGTACCGCCAACTGGCCGAGTCCGACTGGCGACGGTGCGATATGGACTTCGTCCCCTACTTTGCTTGGAGCAACCGCGGGACCGCCGAGATGACCGTCTTCATGCCGGTGGTTTGGTCCTCCACAGCAGATAACTGA
- a CDS encoding Arylsulfatase, producing MKTALLLLGSLLLLTVTGVAGDRPNVLFIAVDDLRPELGCYGSEIAITPHLDELASEGLLFERAYCQEAICSPSRASLMTGARPDTIGVVENSAYFRDTNPDLVTLPQHFIANGYEAVHCGKIYHKTAFADPEHSWSRQPARKRLSLPRPTMSFALEANRAVLAKNKARLEAKYGVGIAGTGLVQGPAFECADVPDQAYRDGYNTDLAIATMREMNAEGDKPFFLGLGFFKPHLNFIAPKRYWDLYERNAIPLSDQTVAPVGGAATGLHPSFELRVRDGIPKSGEVDEELSRTLKHAYLACVSYVDAQIGRMLAALEREGLRDNTIVIVWGDHGWHLGEMGVWGKATNYEIATRVPLIIHAPGMKAVGAKSDALVELVDMYPTLCELAGLSTPEHIEGHSFASLLDEPARPWKQAAFSQFPNPALREWAANPLSQGMRETFFGPLIEEVEGRLAEQHGEDWDRELFEQHLMGYAMRTDRYRLVLWIDTRSPDSPPVAVELYDHEADPAETKNVASEFPELVRQLTEQFHAGWRGAL from the coding sequence ATGAAAACCGCGTTGCTGTTGCTGGGGTCGCTGCTGCTCCTCACCGTCACGGGCGTGGCGGGTGACCGTCCCAACGTCCTGTTCATCGCCGTCGATGACCTGCGTCCCGAGCTCGGCTGCTACGGTTCGGAGATCGCGATCACACCTCACCTCGACGAGCTGGCGAGCGAGGGGCTGCTATTTGAACGGGCCTACTGCCAGGAGGCGATCTGCAGCCCGTCGCGGGCGAGCCTGATGACTGGCGCGCGCCCCGACACAATCGGGGTGGTCGAGAATTCGGCCTACTTCCGTGACACAAACCCGGACCTTGTCACCCTGCCGCAGCACTTCATCGCCAACGGCTACGAGGCCGTTCACTGCGGCAAGATCTACCACAAGACGGCGTTCGCTGACCCGGAGCACTCGTGGAGCCGGCAGCCGGCGCGTAAACGATTGTCTCTGCCGCGTCCGACCATGTCGTTCGCCCTCGAAGCCAACCGGGCCGTCTTGGCCAAGAACAAGGCGCGGCTCGAAGCCAAGTACGGTGTCGGCATCGCGGGGACCGGTCTTGTGCAGGGCCCCGCCTTCGAGTGCGCGGACGTGCCCGACCAGGCGTACCGCGACGGCTACAACACCGACCTCGCCATCGCGACGATGAGAGAGATGAACGCCGAGGGGGACAAGCCCTTCTTCCTCGGCCTCGGATTCTTCAAGCCGCACCTGAACTTCATCGCACCCAAACGCTACTGGGACCTGTACGAACGCAACGCGATCCCGCTTTCCGATCAGACCGTCGCCCCGGTAGGCGGCGCCGCAACCGGGCTGCACCCTTCGTTCGAGCTGCGTGTTCGCGACGGCATCCCCAAGTCGGGCGAGGTGGACGAGGAGCTTTCCAGGACCCTCAAGCACGCGTACCTCGCCTGCGTGAGCTACGTCGATGCGCAGATCGGGCGGATGCTCGCGGCGCTCGAGAGGGAAGGGCTACGCGACAACACGATCGTCATCGTCTGGGGCGACCACGGCTGGCACCTCGGCGAGATGGGCGTGTGGGGCAAGGCGACCAACTACGAGATCGCCACGCGCGTCCCACTAATCATCCACGCCCCCGGCATGAAGGCCGTTGGCGCGAAGTCCGACGCGCTCGTGGAGCTCGTCGATATGTACCCGACGCTTTGCGAACTGGCTGGTCTCTCAACGCCTGAGCACATCGAAGGACACAGTTTCGCCTCGCTGTTGGACGAGCCTGCCCGCCCCTGGAAGCAAGCCGCCTTTAGCCAATTCCCCAACCCGGCCCTCCGCGAGTGGGCGGCCAACCCGCTTTCGCAGGGGATGCGCGAGACCTTCTTCGGTCCATTGATCGAAGAGGTTGAGGGACGCCTCGCCGAGCAGCACGGCGAAGACTGGGACCGCGAGCTCTTTGAACAGCATCTGATGGGCTACGCCATGCGGACCGACCGGTATCGACTCGTGCTCTGGATCGACACCCGGTCGCCCGACTCGCCGCCGGTCGCTGTCGAGCTCTATGACCATGAGGCCGATCCAGCTGAGACCAAGAACGTCGCCAGTGAGTTTCCTGAACTCGTGCGGCAGCTGACCGAGCAATTCCACGCCGGCTGGCGCGGCGCACTTTGA